The region TTGGGGTAGCCGGCCAGCATGTACAGGTAGTTGCCGATCCGCGTCGCCGGCACGCCGCGTGCGGAGCCGAGCGCCACGCCTGAGACCGTGGAGAAGGCGCCGAGGTTGCCGGACGAGTCGAGCGTGGCCTTCTCGACGCTCGTGTACATGGTCGAGCCGTTTGCCCCGCCTGCCAGATACACGTTGTTGCCCAGATTCGCCAAGCCCATCCAGCCTCGCGCCGTCTGCAGCGTGACGCCGGAGACCGTGCCGAAGTTCGCCGGGACCGGCGTGGGCGCGAGGGTCGGCGTCGGTGACGGAGTCGGGGTGGGCGTCGGCGTGGGTGCAGACGTCGGAGTGGCGGTGGGGGTCGGAGTGGCGGTGGGAGTCGGGCTCGCCGTCTGTCCCGGAGTGGCCGTCGGGCTCGCGGTGGGTGTCGGCGTCGGAGCCGGCGTCGGCGTCGGAGCCGGGGTGGGGGTCGCGGCGGGAAGGAGCGCGAGCGACACCGCGACGGTCTGGTTCGGCACCACGGCGACGGCCTTGGTTGCCGATGCCACGACCGATCCGGACGCGTCCTTCGCCTGCACCGACAGCGTCAGCTCGCCCAGGGGCAGGAACTTGTCGGCCTCCTTGGGGAGGACCGCCACGCTCGACGTGGCGCCGGCCGGTCTCTCCACGACCGTCTCGGCCAGGACCGACTGGCTGGCGTCCAGGGCGCGGAACACGAGGGTCGTGGTCGTGTCGGGAATGGCCTGCGCTCGCCGCTCGGGCCAGGCGATCGCGAAGACGGCATGCCGCTCCCACGTCGTGGGATCGGTCGCCCGGAACCCGGGCTCGCCGGGAGCCGCGGCCGGCCGGCTGGCCGCCGCGAGATCCAGCCGGGGTTCGACCGGCGTCCGGAACTGGGCGACCGGGAAGAGCCGCGTCGAGCAGGCGACCGTGAGCGTCGCCGCCAGGACCAGCAGGGAGATATTGGTTCGATTCGTCAGCATATCTGTCTTCTCCCTACTTCACTTCCGTCTTGATCCAGCCGCCGGAAACGACCGTCACGCTGTCCGCGTAGCTGCGCTTCCCGTCAGCCGAGGTCGCCTTGATGCTGGCCGTGCCGTCCGCCACCGCGGAGACGAGACCGGTCGCGTCGACCTTGGCTATCGACGGCGCGCTGCTGGACCACGTGACGGTGCTGCCCGTGCTGAGGTCGGTCATGGTGACGGTGGCGGCGAGCCGCACGGTGGTCGGTTTTACCTGGCCCCCGGCGTCGGGGCCCGGTACGAAGAGCGGCTCCTCTGGCCATCCCGAAGCCGTGACGCCGAGCGGTACGGGCGGCGGCGGCGGTACGAAGGCCAGGGACGCCTTCACGGTCTCGGCAAACGCCGGATCGCGGCTGGCGAGGCTCACTAGCGCGCGCAGGGCTCCCAGCGGGCCCTGCAAGGCGGCAAGTGCCTCCTCTTCGCTCCACATCCGGTCGATCGCCTCGGCGGTCTTCTGGATCTCGGCGGGCGACATGGCCTTGAGCTTGCTGTATGCGGTGTTCACGAGCGTCGTCGTCGACCCGGGGGTTACCTGTGATGGCGCCGTCCCGGCCGACACGGGCTCGACGAAGGCCATCAGGAACAGCGGACTTTCGAGGGTGGTCTGGATCCGGTAGCCCGAGGCCGACTCTTCTTCCTCTTCTTGCTGGACGACGGCGACGATTTTCCCCGGGACGGCGGCCTCCTCGTCGGAAATGAGCGGCAGATCCTTGGCGGGATCCGGATCGGGGCCGGCGTCGGCAGGAGGCGTGTCGGGCGGGAGGTCGGGATGCTCGTCCTGTACCGTGAACGGAACGCTCGCGGTCCGGTACTTGAGGATCTTGCGCAGAATCTTGATTATGAACTTTCCCTCGCGGTCGGTATGAGCATTACCGAGCGGGGGAGCTAGAGCCAGGGCGAGGGCCGGCCTGGCCTTGTTGAGAGCGAGACGGATCTTGGTCATCAATAAACTGTCGCTACTCTTGAATGCGTTGAGCACGCGATCCAACTCGGGAATCGTCCTTCTGATCGCGTCGGCCTCGCGCGCGGTCAGGGGCACGGACTGCCTGATCTGCCGCAAGTTTTCTCGCAGCGCGAGGAGGGCCGGCACCTTTTCCCGCGCCCTGGTCCTGTTCAGTTTGCTATTGGACTTGGCGTAGCGCTGGATTTCGGAAAGCAGGTCGATGGTCGGGGCGACAAACTCCGCGATCTTGGCGTCGCGGAGACCTCGGAGCTTGACCACCGCCTTGTCGAGTTTTTTCCAGGTAACCGCCTGCGCCCGGTAGGACGCGGTCGTCTGGCCGGTGGCGCTCGCAGGCACCTGGACCGTGCCGCTGAAAGTCTCGAACTCCTCGGAAGCAGGCGCCTCGCCTTGCTGCTGGCTTCCCTGCGTCTGCTGGGCGCCCGGCGGCGGCTGACCGCCCGGGATGGGCAAGAGGGCGCAGGACGCCGCGCACATCACCGCACAGGCCACCGCGATCGAGCGCTTCATGACTTCGACAGTTTCCTTTCCACGTGCAATCCCGAGGCACGGCCCGCTTCCCCCCGGCCTCTCGCTCGGGCTTGTTTAACACTCCCTTCTTTCACGCGTCTTGCACGACGGCGCCATGATGGTGGGTCGAGCCGTCGTCGATACGGCATACCACTACACGAGCGGCTTCGCCAAGCCGAATCTCGACCGTGGCTCGAGCCGATCAGGCGATGCCAGGGCGCGCCGGCGCTTGATAATTCGTTATGGCTCGGCCGGACCCGATCCTCGGATCCCGCCGGGGACTACAGGAGGTCCCGGTACAGCGCCGCGGTATCCAGCTCGAACCCGGGGAGCAGGGGTGTCTGCAGCAAATCCGCTCGGCCGACCTCGAGGGCCAGGCGCAGCCGGCCGGCCGCGTCCCGGCGGAAGACCTCGATCTTGGGCTTGTCCTGCCACACGTGCCACAGCTCCGACGTGTCGTACTCGTCGTAGTACTGCAGCTTCTTGCCCTTGTCATAGCGGTTGGCGTCGCGCGAGAGCACCTCTATTGCCAGGTCGGGCATGCCTTCGATCAGGGTGCCTTCGGCCCGGTCCCGGCGCTCGCGGGAGATGAAGAAGATGTCGGGCTGGATGACTCGCCGCGCCTCGCGGGAGAGCACGACGTCGAGCGGCGCCAGGTAGACCTCGCCGAGCTCCGGGTGCGCCTCGAGGAAGTTGCCGAGGCGCAGATGGAGCCGGCCAATGATGCGCTGGTGCCGCTTCGTGGGTGAGACCAAGACCACGTACTCCCCGTCGAGGAGCATCGTGATCATCCCCTCGCGGGGCAATGCCTCGAACTCCTCGTAAGTCATGAACTTGCGGTGGGACTGCGTGGCCATCGCGGGTCGCCTCCTGGATGATCAGAATGTTAGCGAACAATCATCTGCAAGTCAAGTTCGGATCGCCGTGCGCGGATCGCCGTGCGTTCAGATCGCCGTGCGCCAGTGAGGCTGGCCGTGAGTTTCCACGTACCGGGCGATCGCCTCCCGGCTGTCGGGATCCAGGCCCAGGCCGTCTAGCGCCGCCAGGGCCTCGCCGGCATAGGCCGCCAGCCGCAGGTCGCAGTATGGCCCGGTCCCGAGGGCGTCAAGGGCCGCGATCAGCTCGACCTTGCGGCCGGCATCGGAGAGGAGCGCGGGCAGCGCGGCCCGGCCGGCCGGGTCGGAGGCGGCCAGCCCGTAGAGGACGGGCAGGGTGCGGCGGCCATTGGCCAGGTCGCGGCTGGGCCCGGTCGACCAGATCTCGACCATGTCGGAGCGGAGCTGG is a window of Candidatus Tanganyikabacteria bacterium DNA encoding:
- a CDS encoding Uma2 family endonuclease — encoded protein: MATQSHRKFMTYEEFEALPREGMITMLLDGEYVVLVSPTKRHQRIIGRLHLRLGNFLEAHPELGEVYLAPLDVVLSREARRVIQPDIFFISRERRDRAEGTLIEGMPDLAIEVLSRDANRYDKGKKLQYYDEYDTSELWHVWQDKPKIEVFRRDAAGRLRLALEVGRADLLQTPLLPGFELDTAALYRDLL
- a CDS encoding Ig-like domain-containing protein — its product is MTKIRLALNKARPALALALAPPLGNAHTDREGKFIIKILRKILKYRTASVPFTVQDEHPDLPPDTPPADAGPDPDPAKDLPLISDEEAAVPGKIVAVVQQEEEEESASGYRIQTTLESPLFLMAFVEPVSAGTAPSQVTPGSTTTLVNTAYSKLKAMSPAEIQKTAEAIDRMWSEEEALAALQGPLGALRALVSLASRDPAFAETVKASLAFVPPPPPVPLGVTASGWPEEPLFVPGPDAGGQVKPTTVRLAATVTMTDLSTGSTVTWSSSAPSIAKVDATGLVSAVADGTASIKATSADGKRSYADSVTVVSGGWIKTEVK